One Oryza sativa Japonica Group chromosome 8, ASM3414082v1 DNA window includes the following coding sequences:
- the LOC107277310 gene encoding uncharacterized protein, which yields MSAAMVACSGKRRRRTATTHAGRDSSSWASLAEDLVSLIGWRVLAGDVRDYICFRAACHHWRSCTASPCGRGVVVPRFHPRRWMMLPEGNGLYPGHGKLRGFVRFFNLSTGAFVRLRLPIARDDHRILDSVDGILLLQRNRDTAVRLLHPFTGDIVDFPPLDTLLPYASRRSEEYLRDVAAASITPSADDDQAVLLMIWLSRTVRVAFAASGDRQWRVSSWSMYQAYTPLPFQGKLYMLDQATAYGGPEVLQIDPPLQLQLEGTTELSLPPPKSIAKCPARTPDSFFLYHLVECDSDILLVTFGVSVYAQISVYRLADLISGTTVPVTCIGRNSLFLGDRNLCVSSKAFPTIVGDAIVFYHQKENYLAQYHLRRGTLSPTSDGCIFATNMPSPSSIIHHIYTCCFRTQWTKGHLMFQREIRAWQMKRK from the exons ATGTCAGCGGCCATGGTGGCGTGCAGCGGcaagcgccggcggcggacggccaCCACTCATGCTGGTCGGGACTCATCGTCGTGGGCTTCTCTGGCGGAGGACCTGGTGAGCCTGATAGGCTGGCGGGTGCTGGCTGGAGATGTGCGAGACTACATCTGCTTCCGCGCCGCGTGCCACCACTGGCGCTCCTGCACCGCCAGCCCGtgcggccgcggcgtcgtggTCCCGCGCTTCCACCCGCGGCGGTGGATGATGCTCCCCGAGGGGAACGGTCTCTACCCGGGCCACGGCAAGCTGCGTGGCTTCGTCCGCTTCTTCAACCTCTCCACCGGCGCTTTCGTCCGTCTCAGGCTGCCCATCGCCCGCGACGACCACCGCATCCTCGACTCCGTCGACGGCATCCTCCTCCTGCAGCGGAACCGTGACACCGCGGTCCGTCTTCTCCACCCCTTCACCGGCGACATCGTCGACTTCCCGCCGCTGGACACCTTGCTGCCGTACGCGAGCCGCCGGTCGGAGGAATATCTCAGAGATGTCGCTGCTGCCTCCATCACACCATCAGCTGATGACGATCAAGCCGTCTTGCTTATGATATGGTTATCCCGCACGGTGCGCGTAGCCTTCGCCGCCTCTGGGGATAGGCAGTGGAGGGTGTCGAGCTGGTCCATGTACCAAGCCTATACTCCATTGCCATTCCAAGGCAAGCTATACATGTTGGATCAAGCCACGGCTTATGGTGGACCTGAGGTCTTGCAGATAGACCCACCCCTGCAACTGCAGCTGGAAGGGACGACGGAGCTCTCGCTGCCACCACCAAAATCGATCGCCAAATGCCCAGCAAGGACACCTGACTCGTTCTTTCTCTACCATTTGGTAGAATGTGACTCTGACATTCTGCTGGTCACCTTTGGTGTTAGTGTGTATGCACAGATTTCAGTTTACAGACTAGCTGATCTTATTTCGGGAACAACTGTCCCGGTGACTTGCATCGGTCGCAATTCCCTTTTCCTTGGTGATAGGAATCTCTGTGTCAGCTCCAAGGCGTTTCCTACCATTGTGGGTGATGCCATTGTGTTTTACCATCAGAAGGAGAATTATCTTGCACAATACCACCTCAGAAGAGGCACATTGTCACCTACATCGGATGGATGTATCTTTGCGACTAATATGCCAAGTCCTAGTAGCATCATTCACCATATCTACACCTGTTGCTTTCGTACACAATG GACCAAGGGACATTTAATGTTTCAAAGGGAGATCAGGGCATGGCAGATGAAACGGAAGTAG